Proteins found in one Erythrobacter sp. 3-20A1M genomic segment:
- a CDS encoding EI24 domain-containing protein, which yields MLSLPASLARAVAQLGDPAILRVLGKSILATLGIFALAGAGLYALLQHVLSQWIASYDDTLAGVLTLLAVALGGWLLFRVIALAVIQFFADDVVRAVERRHYPQAAASARELPFAESLAEGAKGAGRTVLVNLLIAPVALVLLVTGVGTILLFWVVNAWLVGRELRDLAWLPHRASREDPPPVDAVTRFLLGGAIAALLAVPFLNLLAPVIGAAAATHLVHGRSR from the coding sequence ATGCTGTCGCTTCCCGCATCCCTCGCACGCGCCGTCGCGCAACTCGGCGATCCGGCCATTCTCCGGGTGCTGGGAAAGTCGATTCTGGCGACGCTGGGTATCTTCGCCCTCGCGGGTGCGGGGCTCTATGCTTTGTTGCAACACGTGCTGTCGCAATGGATCGCAAGCTACGACGACACGCTGGCGGGTGTGCTGACCCTGCTGGCGGTGGCGCTGGGCGGGTGGCTGCTTTTTCGCGTCATCGCGCTGGCGGTGATCCAGTTCTTCGCCGACGACGTGGTGCGCGCGGTGGAGCGGCGCCATTATCCGCAGGCGGCCGCGTCGGCGCGCGAACTTCCCTTTGCAGAATCGCTGGCGGAAGGCGCGAAGGGGGCAGGCCGTACCGTGCTGGTCAATCTGTTGATCGCCCCCGTCGCGCTGGTGCTGCTGGTCACCGGCGTGGGCACGATCCTGCTGTTCTGGGTCGTCAACGCATGGCTGGTAGGCCGTGAACTGCGCGATCTCGCCTGGTTGCCCCATCGGGCGAGCCGGGAAGATCCGCCACCGGTCGATGCTGTTACGCGTTTCCTGCTGGGCGGCGCCATCGCGGCGTTGCTCGCGGTCCCCTTCCTCAACCTGCTCGCACCGGTTATCGGCGCGGCCGCAGCCACCCACCTGGTACATGGACGATCGAGATGA
- the sufB gene encoding Fe-S cluster assembly protein SufB, whose protein sequence is MDRPEMDRDAKEAAAKAGEYEFGWHSEIDTEFAPKGLNEDTVRFISAKKKEPEWMLDWRLKAFRLWQEMEEPDWAKLGYPEIDYQDAYYYAAPKKKTELESLDELDPEIKSTYDKLGIPIAEQEVLAGVKGARKVAVDAVFDSVSVATTFREELKKAGVIFLSISEAIREHPELVKKWLGKVVPQRDNYFATLNCAVFSDGTFVYVPEGVRCPMELSTYFRINAENTGQFERTLIVAEKGSYVSYLEGCTAPMRDENQLHAAVVELVAMEDAEIKYSTVQNWYPGNAEGKGGIYNFVTKRGLCQGDRSKIAWTQVETGSAVTWKYPSCVLNGKDSVGEFYSVAVTNNYQQADTGTKMVHNGAGSRSTIISKGISAGKSNNTYRGLVRVAANADGVRNFTQCDSLLLGDRCGAHTVPYIEVKNPSAQIEHEATTSKISDDQLFYAMQRGLGEEEAVALIVNGFAKEVLKELPMEFAVEAQKLLAISLEGSVG, encoded by the coding sequence ATGGATCGCCCCGAAATGGATAGGGACGCCAAGGAGGCCGCGGCAAAGGCCGGCGAGTACGAATTCGGCTGGCATTCGGAAATCGACACGGAGTTCGCGCCCAAGGGCCTGAATGAAGACACCGTCCGCTTCATCTCCGCCAAGAAGAAAGAGCCCGAATGGATGCTCGACTGGCGGCTGAAGGCGTTCCGCCTGTGGCAGGAGATGGAGGAGCCCGACTGGGCCAAGCTCGGCTATCCCGAGATCGATTACCAGGACGCCTATTACTACGCCGCGCCCAAGAAGAAGACAGAGCTGGAATCGCTCGACGAGCTCGATCCGGAGATCAAGTCGACCTACGACAAGCTCGGCATCCCGATCGCGGAGCAGGAAGTGCTCGCCGGGGTCAAGGGCGCGCGCAAGGTCGCGGTCGACGCGGTGTTCGATTCGGTCAGCGTCGCCACAACCTTCCGCGAGGAACTGAAGAAGGCGGGCGTGATCTTCCTTTCCATTTCGGAGGCGATCCGCGAGCACCCCGAACTGGTGAAGAAATGGCTCGGCAAGGTGGTGCCGCAGCGCGACAACTATTTCGCCACGCTCAACTGCGCGGTCTTTTCGGACGGCACCTTCGTCTATGTGCCAGAGGGCGTACGCTGCCCGATGGAGCTCAGCACTTATTTCCGCATCAATGCGGAGAATACCGGCCAGTTCGAACGCACGCTGATCGTCGCCGAGAAGGGCAGCTATGTCAGCTATCTCGAAGGCTGCACCGCGCCCATGCGCGACGAGAACCAGCTCCACGCCGCGGTGGTGGAACTGGTCGCGATGGAAGATGCCGAGATCAAGTATTCGACCGTCCAGAACTGGTATCCCGGCAATGCCGAGGGCAAGGGCGGGATCTACAATTTCGTCACCAAGCGTGGCCTGTGCCAGGGCGACCGCTCGAAGATCGCGTGGACCCAGGTCGAAACCGGCAGTGCGGTGACGTGGAAATACCCCTCCTGCGTCCTCAACGGGAAGGATTCGGTCGGCGAATTCTACTCGGTCGCGGTGACCAACAATTACCAGCAGGCCGATACCGGCACCAAGATGGTGCACAACGGCGCGGGCAGCCGCTCGACCATCATCTCCAAGGGGATTTCGGCGGGCAAGTCGAACAACACCTATCGCGGTCTGGTCCGCGTTGCCGCCAATGCCGACGGCGTGCGCAATTTCACCCAGTGCGATTCGCTGCTGCTGGGCGACCGCTGCGGCGCGCATACCGTGCCCTATATCGAGGTGAAGAACCCCTCTGCGCAGATCGAGCACGAGGCGACCACCAGCAAGATTTCCGACGACCAGCTGTTCTACGCCATGCAGCGCGGCCTGGGCGAGGAAGAGGCGGTGGCGCTGATCGTCAACGGCTTCGCCAAGGAGGTGCTGAAAGAGCTGCCGATGGAGTTCGCGGTCGAAGCGCAGAAGCTGCTGGCGATTAGTCTGGAGGGTTCGGTCGGATGA
- a CDS encoding SufD family Fe-S cluster assembly protein, with protein MSESILLPTRKDEAWRYSDVEALQGMDLARFDDWRDIDVPAGERFHDVLVIEPGPGANDDTELRRLRVKVGAGARCELFGVIAGGRLGRIEIVVTLGEGAHFELGGVTLGGRETTREFVTRVAHEAPHATSNQVVRSVHWGKGTGNFLGRIDVVRDAQKTDAAQSFKGLLLERGASVNAVPQLEIFADDVKCEHGASVGQLDEAARYYMATRGLSPEQSRKLLVQAFIGDAFVALADEDERERLMALALSRLEQQL; from the coding sequence ATGAGCGAATCGATTCTTCTCCCCACCCGCAAGGACGAGGCGTGGCGCTATTCGGATGTCGAGGCGCTGCAGGGCATGGACCTCGCCCGGTTCGACGACTGGCGCGATATCGACGTGCCCGCCGGCGAGCGCTTCCATGACGTGCTGGTGATCGAGCCCGGCCCCGGTGCGAACGATGATACCGAACTGCGCCGCCTGCGCGTGAAGGTCGGTGCGGGCGCGCGGTGCGAGCTGTTCGGTGTGATCGCGGGCGGCCGGCTCGGCCGGATCGAGATCGTCGTGACGCTGGGCGAGGGGGCGCATTTCGAGCTCGGCGGCGTGACGCTGGGCGGGCGCGAGACGACCCGCGAATTCGTCACCCGGGTGGCGCACGAGGCTCCGCACGCGACCAGCAACCAGGTCGTGCGCAGCGTCCACTGGGGCAAGGGCACGGGAAATTTCCTCGGCCGGATCGACGTGGTGCGCGACGCGCAGAAGACCGACGCGGCGCAAAGCTTCAAGGGTCTGCTGCTCGAACGCGGGGCCAGCGTGAATGCAGTGCCGCAGCTCGAAATCTTCGCCGACGACGTGAAGTGCGAACACGGCGCCAGCGTCGGGCAATTGGACGAGGCGGCGCGCTATTACATGGCGACGCGCGGCCTCTCGCCCGAACAATCGCGCAAGCTGCTGGTCCAAGCCTTCATCGGCGATGCCTTCGTCGCGCTGGCGGACGAGGACGAGCGCGAGCGGCTGATGGCCCTGGCGCTCTCGCGGCTGGAACAGCAATTGTGA
- a CDS encoding cysteine desulfurase: MSDTALLTRKADFPGMVTADGAPWHYLDTAATAQKPRAVIDAMARALGEDYATVHRGVYSRSANMTLGYEAARRRVAEFIGAKSEDEVVFVRGATEGINLVAQSWGGANIGPGDRIMLSMLEHHSNIVPWQLLAERTGAQIDVCPLTEDGRIDLDALAAMLTERHKLVALAHVSNVLGSKLDARRAAELAHGVGAKLLLDGCQAAPRMSLDLSALGCDFYVFSGHKLYGPTGIGVLWARDEILDNMPPWQGGGAMIDAVTFEGSTYAKPPQRFEAGTPMITEAIALHAAIDYVAAADIAALERHETALVAEARDALSRFNSVRLFGPQDSAGIVSFVMEGVHPHDLGTILDEENVAIRAGHHCAQPLMAHLGVPATARASFGLYSDADDIAALVRGIERTQKIFA; encoded by the coding sequence GTGAGCGACACCGCGCTCCTGACCCGCAAGGCGGATTTCCCCGGCATGGTGACCGCCGACGGCGCGCCGTGGCACTATCTCGACACCGCCGCGACGGCGCAGAAGCCGCGCGCGGTGATCGACGCGATGGCGCGCGCACTGGGGGAGGATTACGCGACCGTCCATCGCGGGGTCTATTCGCGCTCCGCCAACATGACGCTGGGCTACGAGGCCGCGCGGCGGCGCGTGGCGGAATTCATCGGCGCGAAGAGCGAGGACGAGGTCGTCTTCGTGCGCGGCGCGACCGAAGGGATCAACCTCGTCGCGCAAAGCTGGGGCGGGGCGAACATCGGCCCGGGCGACCGCATCATGCTGTCGATGCTGGAGCATCACTCCAACATCGTGCCCTGGCAACTGCTGGCCGAGCGGACCGGGGCGCAGATCGACGTCTGCCCGCTGACCGAGGACGGCCGGATCGACCTCGACGCGCTGGCCGCCATGCTGACGGAGCGGCACAAGCTCGTCGCGCTGGCGCATGTCTCCAACGTGCTCGGCTCGAAACTCGACGCGCGCCGCGCTGCGGAGCTCGCGCATGGGGTTGGCGCGAAGCTGCTGCTCGACGGATGCCAGGCCGCGCCGCGCATGTCATTGGACTTGTCCGCACTTGGTTGCGACTTCTACGTCTTTTCGGGACACAAGCTCTACGGCCCGACGGGGATCGGCGTGCTGTGGGCGCGGGACGAAATTCTCGACAATATGCCCCCGTGGCAGGGTGGCGGCGCGATGATCGATGCCGTCACTTTCGAAGGCTCGACCTATGCGAAGCCGCCGCAGCGCTTCGAGGCCGGGACCCCCATGATCACCGAGGCGATCGCGCTCCACGCCGCGATCGACTACGTCGCGGCGGCCGACATCGCCGCGCTCGAACGCCATGAAACGGCGCTGGTGGCCGAGGCGCGCGATGCGCTGTCGCGGTTCAACTCGGTCCGCCTGTTCGGGCCGCAGGACAGCGCCGGGATCGTCTCCTTCGTGATGGAGGGGGTTCACCCGCACGATCTCGGCACCATATTGGACGAAGAGAATGTCGCGATCCGCGCGGGGCATCACTGCGCCCAGCCGCTGATGGCGCATCTGGGCGTACCGGCGACGGCACGGGCCAGTTTCGGCCTCTACAGCGATGCCGACGACATTGCCGCGCTGGTGCGCGGGATCGAGCGCACGCAGAAGATTTTCGCCTAG
- the ggt gene encoding gamma-glutamyltransferase, whose protein sequence is MLNRSLLALAAPLALASTLGACATVANDAPTAQSAGVGTVSAADPRAQAAGMAILREGGNATDAAIATMLALNVVEPQSSGIGGGGFIVRGAADGTVETYDGREKAPAGATPDWFLTPDGQLPPFEASRKSGLSVGVPGNLALAALAHREHGKLPWAKLFAPAIALARDGFEINPRLNQSIAETADRAGWTAEGRALYFTAEGQPRPVGDTIVNEELARTFEAIAAQGPEAFYTGPRAKALAETVDAHTPHAGAMTPADLADYEAKERDAVCGTYRQYRVCGMGPPTSGGIAVLQILGELERFDLAKLGVQNPETWHLFLEAQRLAYADRELYAADSDFVRVPVAGLIDPAYLARRSALIQPNSTMATVRAGTPVGADTALADGDEPEEHGTSHFAVVDGSNTMVSYTSTIESAFGSGLMTGGFFLNNEMTDFSRSPTVDGRPVANRVEGNKRPRSSMAPVVVYDPQGRPFLAIGAAGGATIPVQTARSIIGVIDFGLSAQDALGMPFIMQYDDAVMVEQGTWMERAMDRFRALGHENIMARAAPVKANAVLRTPEGWEGARDPRVEDKLSLP, encoded by the coding sequence ATGCTGAACCGTTCCCTGCTGGCGCTCGCCGCGCCCCTCGCCCTCGCTTCCACTCTTGGTGCCTGCGCCACCGTCGCTAACGATGCACCAACCGCGCAATCCGCCGGTGTCGGCACCGTCAGCGCCGCCGATCCCCGCGCCCAGGCCGCCGGGATGGCGATCCTGCGCGAAGGCGGCAACGCCACCGACGCGGCGATCGCGACCATGCTGGCGCTCAACGTGGTGGAGCCCCAGAGCTCGGGCATCGGCGGTGGCGGCTTCATCGTGCGCGGCGCGGCGGATGGCACGGTCGAAACCTATGACGGGCGCGAGAAAGCCCCGGCGGGCGCGACGCCCGACTGGTTCCTGACCCCCGACGGCCAGTTGCCCCCGTTCGAGGCATCGCGGAAGAGCGGCCTCAGCGTCGGCGTGCCGGGCAATCTAGCCCTCGCCGCCCTCGCGCACAGGGAACACGGCAAGCTCCCCTGGGCGAAGCTGTTCGCGCCGGCCATCGCGCTCGCCCGCGACGGGTTCGAGATCAATCCGCGCCTCAACCAGTCTATCGCCGAGACTGCCGATCGTGCGGGCTGGACGGCGGAGGGCCGCGCGCTCTACTTCACCGCCGAAGGTCAGCCGCGCCCCGTGGGCGATACCATCGTGAACGAGGAGCTGGCGCGCACCTTCGAAGCGATCGCGGCGCAGGGGCCGGAGGCGTTCTACACCGGCCCGCGCGCGAAGGCGCTGGCCGAGACGGTCGATGCGCACACGCCCCATGCCGGGGCGATGACCCCCGCCGATCTCGCCGATTACGAGGCGAAGGAACGCGACGCCGTTTGCGGCACCTACCGCCAATACCGCGTGTGCGGCATGGGCCCGCCGACCTCCGGTGGGATCGCGGTCCTGCAAATCCTCGGCGAGCTGGAACGGTTCGACCTTGCCAAGCTGGGCGTCCAGAACCCGGAAACCTGGCATCTTTTCCTAGAGGCGCAGCGGCTTGCCTATGCCGACCGCGAGCTTTACGCGGCCGACAGCGATTTCGTCCGCGTGCCGGTCGCGGGGCTGATCGATCCGGCCTACCTCGCCCGCCGCAGCGCGCTGATCCAGCCGAATTCCACGATGGCGACGGTGCGCGCGGGAACGCCGGTCGGGGCCGACACCGCGCTCGCCGATGGCGACGAGCCGGAGGAGCACGGCACCTCGCATTTCGCGGTGGTCGACGGGTCGAACACGATGGTCAGCTATACCTCGACCATCGAAAGCGCCTTCGGCTCGGGCCTGATGACGGGCGGCTTCTTCCTCAACAACGAAATGACCGACTTCAGCCGTTCGCCCACAGTGGACGGTCGACCGGTCGCCAACCGGGTGGAAGGCAACAAGCGCCCGCGCAGCTCCATGGCGCCGGTGGTGGTCTACGATCCGCAGGGCCGGCCCTTCCTGGCCATAGGCGCGGCGGGGGGTGCGACCATTCCGGTGCAGACCGCGCGCAGCATCATCGGCGTGATCGATTTCGGCCTGTCGGCGCAAGATGCGCTCGGCATGCCCTTCATCATGCAATATGACGACGCGGTGATGGTCGAACAGGGCACCTGGATGGAACGGGCGATGGATCGCTTCCGCGCGCTCGGCCATGAAAATATCATGGCACGCGCGGCGCCGGTAAAGGCGAATGCGGTCCTGCGCACGCCCGAGGGATGGGAAGGCGCGCGCGATCCCCGGGTCGAGGACAAGCTGTCCCTTCCCTGA
- a CDS encoding SUF system Fe-S cluster assembly regulator, whose protein sequence is MRLSNLADYAVVTMGAAARHCGGGRVSAAELAAETGLPAPTVQKIVSKLAAAGLLRSIRGAGGGLQLARPAAAITLADIVEAVEGPIALTACVEGTDCAIDHDCSVRPHWPVVNEALRGALAGISLTQLSARAGASAHREMA, encoded by the coding sequence ATGCGCCTTTCCAACCTCGCCGACTATGCCGTCGTCACCATGGGCGCCGCCGCGCGCCATTGCGGTGGCGGGCGGGTGAGCGCGGCGGAGCTGGCGGCGGAGACCGGCCTGCCCGCGCCCACCGTGCAGAAGATCGTCAGCAAGCTCGCCGCGGCGGGTCTGCTGCGCTCGATTCGCGGGGCGGGCGGCGGGCTGCAACTGGCGCGCCCGGCGGCGGCGATCACGCTGGCCGACATCGTCGAGGCGGTGGAGGGGCCGATCGCGCTGACCGCCTGCGTCGAAGGCACCGACTGCGCGATCGACCACGATTGCTCCGTCCGCCCGCACTGGCCGGTGGTGAACGAGGCGCTGCGCGGCGCGCTCGCAGGAATTTCGCTGACGCAGCTTTCGGCAAGAGCCGGCGCGTCGGCCCACAGGGAAATGGCATGA
- the sufC gene encoding Fe-S cluster assembly ATPase SufC, with protein sequence MLKIDNLHAEIDGKPILKGLSLEVNAGEVHAIMGPNGAGKSTLAYVLGGRPGYEVTQGSVSFLGQDMLDMEPHERAAAGLFLGFQYPVEIPGVSNVQFLREALNAQRTARGEEALTGGDFLKVAKEKAALLKLDMDMLKRNVNVGFSGGEKKRAEMVQMGILDPKLAVLDETDSGLDIDALRVVGDGINAIMRAPDKGVLLITHYQRLLDVVKPDFVHILSNGRIVKTGGADLALQLEQEGYDEVMAA encoded by the coding sequence ATGCTGAAAATCGACAATCTTCACGCCGAAATCGACGGCAAGCCGATCCTCAAGGGCCTTTCGCTCGAAGTGAACGCGGGCGAGGTCCACGCGATCATGGGCCCCAACGGCGCGGGCAAGTCCACGCTGGCCTACGTGCTGGGCGGTCGCCCCGGCTACGAGGTGACACAAGGCAGCGTCAGTTTCCTGGGCCAGGACATGCTGGACATGGAACCGCACGAGCGCGCTGCGGCGGGGCTGTTCCTCGGCTTCCAGTACCCGGTCGAAATCCCCGGCGTCTCCAACGTGCAGTTCCTGCGCGAGGCGCTGAACGCGCAGCGCACCGCGCGCGGGGAAGAGGCGCTGACCGGCGGCGACTTCCTGAAGGTCGCGAAGGAAAAGGCCGCGCTGCTCAAGCTCGACATGGATATGCTGAAGCGCAACGTGAATGTCGGCTTCTCCGGCGGGGAGAAGAAGCGCGCCGAGATGGTGCAGATGGGCATTCTCGATCCCAAGCTGGCGGTTCTGGACGAGACGGACTCCGGCCTCGACATCGATGCGCTGCGCGTGGTGGGCGACGGGATCAACGCGATCATGCGCGCACCCGACAAGGGGGTGCTGCTGATCACGCACTACCAGCGGCTGCTCGACGTGGTGAAGCCCGATTTCGTGCACATCCTGTCGAACGGCCGGATCGTGAAGACCGGCGGGGCCGATCTCGCCCTCCAGCTGGAGCAGGAGGGATATGACGAGGTGATGGCGGCATGA
- a CDS encoding iron-sulfur cluster assembly accessory protein — translation MAETKLRERPAAVTLTKAAEQRVADLMGKAPADAIGVKLSTPRRGCSGLAYSVDYVTQEAKFDEKIETPGGTFYIDGASVLYLVGSVMDWQEDDFTAGFVFENPNAKGACGCGESFMV, via the coding sequence ATGGCCGAGACCAAATTACGCGAACGCCCCGCTGCGGTCACGCTGACCAAGGCTGCCGAGCAGCGCGTCGCCGATCTGATGGGGAAGGCACCCGCCGATGCGATCGGGGTCAAGCTGTCGACCCCCCGGCGCGGCTGTTCCGGTCTCGCCTATTCGGTCGATTACGTTACGCAAGAGGCGAAGTTCGACGAGAAGATCGAGACGCCCGGCGGCACCTTCTACATCGACGGTGCCAGCGTGCTGTACCTCGTCGGTAGCGTGATGGACTGGCAGGAAGACGATTTCACTGCCGGCTTCGTATTCGAGAACCCGAACGCCAAGGGCGCGTGCGGGTGCGGCGAAAGCTTCATGGTATGA
- a CDS encoding SUF system Fe-S cluster assembly protein, whose product MSEDQDSKDFIAAPAPNEQVLTDTPPKPPRARVQDAVEPDGETARETMERKRDYLEGFLQKKPAEAKAGEPGGQLYEAVVEALKEIYDPEIPVNIYDLGLIYGVEVSDEADVVVTMTLTTPHCPVAETMPGEVELRAASVPGVRDAQVNLVWDPPWGPNKMTDEARLELGML is encoded by the coding sequence ATGAGCGAAGACCAGGACAGCAAGGATTTCATCGCCGCCCCCGCTCCCAACGAGCAGGTGCTGACGGATACGCCGCCCAAGCCGCCCCGCGCGCGTGTGCAGGACGCGGTCGAGCCGGATGGCGAAACCGCGCGCGAGACGATGGAGCGCAAGCGCGATTATCTCGAAGGGTTCCTGCAGAAGAAGCCTGCCGAAGCGAAGGCGGGCGAGCCCGGCGGCCAGCTGTACGAGGCGGTGGTCGAGGCGCTGAAGGAAATCTACGACCCGGAAATACCGGTCAATATCTACGATCTCGGCCTGATCTACGGCGTCGAGGTGTCGGACGAGGCGGACGTGGTCGTGACCATGACGCTGACGACGCCGCACTGCCCCGTTGCCGAGACCATGCCGGGCGAAGTCGAGCTGCGCGCTGCGTCCGTACCCGGCGTGCGCGATGCCCAGGTCAATCTCGTCTGGGACCCGCCCTGGGGGCCCAACAAGATGACCGACGAGGCGCGCCTCGAATTGGGGATGCTGTGA
- a CDS encoding adenosine kinase encodes MTKPTHDVIAIGNAIVDVLAPCEDADIERLGLAKGGMSLVDTDRAEELYKAMGPAREISGGSAANTLAGCAALGLKCQFIGQVADDQLGKVFRHDIEAVGVTFATPAREAEPPTARCLIFVTPDGERTMNTFLGASQFLPAAALDESAIADAAILYLEGYLWDPEEPRSAMRRAIEVARNAGRKVAFTASESFVIERHGDDFRQLMAEGLIDILFVNEHELATLTGESDFEAGIAAVKDKLQVLVATRSAAGAVAVAGDERAEVPAEPVEKVVDTTGAGDLFAAGFLSGHARGAGLEECLTRGAVAAAEIISHWGPRPEADLKKLVAARLG; translated from the coding sequence ATGACCAAGCCCACCCACGACGTGATCGCCATCGGCAACGCCATCGTCGACGTTCTCGCCCCGTGCGAGGATGCCGATATCGAACGGCTGGGGCTGGCAAAGGGCGGGATGTCGCTGGTGGATACCGACCGGGCGGAGGAGCTCTACAAAGCGATGGGCCCGGCGCGCGAGATTTCGGGCGGGTCGGCGGCGAACACACTGGCAGGCTGCGCCGCGCTTGGCCTCAAATGCCAGTTCATCGGCCAGGTCGCCGACGATCAGCTGGGCAAGGTCTTCCGCCACGATATCGAGGCGGTCGGCGTCACCTTCGCCACTCCGGCGCGCGAGGCCGAGCCGCCGACCGCGCGCTGCCTGATCTTCGTGACGCCCGACGGCGAGCGCACGATGAACACCTTCCTCGGCGCGAGCCAGTTCCTGCCCGCCGCCGCGCTGGACGAGAGCGCCATCGCCGATGCTGCGATTCTCTACCTGGAAGGCTATCTGTGGGACCCCGAGGAGCCGCGCAGCGCGATGCGCCGTGCGATCGAGGTCGCGCGCAACGCCGGGCGCAAGGTGGCCTTTACCGCCAGCGAGAGCTTCGTGATCGAGCGCCATGGCGACGATTTCCGGCAGCTTATGGCCGAAGGGCTGATCGACATCCTGTTCGTGAACGAGCACGAATTGGCGACGCTCACCGGAGAGAGCGATTTCGAGGCGGGTATTGCCGCCGTGAAGGACAAGCTGCAGGTGCTTGTTGCCACGCGCAGCGCGGCAGGAGCGGTGGCGGTCGCTGGCGACGAACGCGCTGAAGTGCCCGCCGAACCGGTCGAAAAGGTGGTCGACACCACCGGCGCGGGCGACCTGTTTGCGGCGGGCTTCCTCTCCGGTCACGCGCGCGGCGCGGGGCTGGAGGAATGCCTCACCCGCGGTGCCGTCGCCGCGGCAGAGATCATCAGCCACTGGGGCCCCCGGCCCGAGGCGGATTTGAAGAAGCTGGTGGCCGCGCGGCTGGGCTGA
- a CDS encoding endonuclease domain-containing protein, giving the protein MTDRKTLQLRDPSETADTAPALKKKGRGWEISDKRLDALHERARHLRRHSSEAHKALAARFAKADLGRYKFTRHAVVGSAIVDFNCHNLGMAIQIDEPDQDETLAKRRDKSLESVGIRVMRIAASDILENMDAVLQRITAGMRMRIADKGEARRRHNAENPRQSKPRYDRDGNGPSRGGRDSRRSPPTSSRT; this is encoded by the coding sequence GTGACCGACCGCAAAACCCTCCAGCTTCGCGATCCCTCCGAGACCGCCGACACTGCCCCCGCGCTTAAGAAGAAGGGGCGCGGCTGGGAAATCTCGGACAAGCGGCTCGACGCGCTGCATGAGCGGGCGCGGCATTTGCGGCGGCATTCGTCGGAGGCGCACAAGGCGCTCGCGGCGCGTTTCGCCAAGGCCGATCTCGGGCGCTACAAGTTCACCCGTCACGCGGTGGTCGGCAGCGCGATCGTCGATTTCAACTGCCATAACCTCGGCATGGCGATCCAGATCGACGAGCCGGACCAGGACGAGACGCTGGCCAAGCGCCGCGACAAGAGCCTCGAATCGGTCGGCATCCGCGTGATGCGGATCGCTGCGAGCGACATCCTGGAAAACATGGACGCCGTGCTCCAGCGCATCACCGCGGGGATGCGCATGCGCATCGCCGACAAGGGCGAGGCCCGCCGCCGCCACAATGCGGAGAATCCTCGGCAGTCGAAGCCGCGCTACGACCGCGACGGGAATGGGCCGTCGCGCGGCGGACGCGACTCCCGCCGCTCCCCTCCCACGTCATCCCGGACCTGA
- a CDS encoding quinone-dependent dihydroorotate dehydrogenase has translation MDAFRMIRPALFALDPERAHGLSIAALKALPGRGARAESAGPLATQVAGLTFPNPVGLAAGYDKDAQVPDALLSLGFGFAEVGSITPFPQGGNPKPRLFRLVEDAAVINRIGFNNGGALAARERLARRQGRPGIVGVNIGANKDSDDRVADYALMARAMAPVASYLAVNVSSPNTPGLRALQDEGALGALLDAVIAARDEACPQHAPPVFLKVAPDLQPADMDAIARIALDRKLGALIVSNTTIARPALRSAHADETGGLSGAPLKDLALARLRDFRRATGGAIPLVGVGGIASADEAWERIRAGASLVQLYSALVYHGPGLARRIVHGLEARMRRDGFSSIAAAVGTA, from the coding sequence ATGGACGCTTTCCGGATGATTCGCCCCGCTCTCTTCGCGCTCGATCCCGAACGCGCGCACGGGCTTTCCATCGCCGCGCTGAAAGCGCTGCCCGGGCGCGGGGCGCGCGCCGAAAGCGCTGGGCCGCTGGCGACGCAGGTCGCGGGGCTCACCTTCCCCAACCCGGTCGGGCTGGCCGCGGGATACGACAAGGATGCGCAGGTGCCCGATGCGCTGCTGTCACTCGGCTTCGGGTTCGCCGAGGTGGGCTCCATCACGCCCTTCCCGCAAGGCGGCAACCCGAAGCCGCGCCTGTTCCGGCTGGTAGAGGACGCCGCAGTCATCAACCGGATAGGGTTCAACAATGGCGGAGCGCTGGCCGCCCGCGAACGACTCGCGCGGCGGCAGGGTCGGCCTGGCATCGTCGGGGTGAACATCGGCGCGAACAAGGATTCGGACGACCGCGTGGCCGACTACGCCCTGATGGCGCGGGCGATGGCCCCGGTGGCGAGCTATCTGGCGGTAAACGTCTCCAGCCCCAACACGCCCGGCCTGCGCGCCTTGCAGGACGAGGGCGCGCTGGGTGCCCTGCTCGATGCGGTGATCGCCGCGCGGGACGAGGCCTGCCCGCAACATGCGCCGCCCGTGTTCCTGAAAGTCGCGCCCGACCTTCAGCCCGCCGACATGGACGCGATCGCGCGCATCGCGCTGGACCGGAAGCTGGGCGCGCTGATCGTTTCCAACACCACCATCGCCCGCCCCGCCCTGCGATCCGCCCATGCCGACGAGACCGGCGGGCTGTCGGGCGCGCCGCTGAAGGATTTGGCGCTCGCCCGGCTGCGCGACTTCCGCCGCGCGACCGGGGGCGCGATCCCGCTAGTCGGCGTCGGCGGCATCGCCAGCGCCGACGAGGCGTGGGAGCGTATCCGCGCCGGGGCGAGCCTGGTCCAGCTCTACAGCGCGCTGGTCTATCACGGGCCGGGTCTCGCACGGCGCATCGTACACGGTCTGGAGGCGAGAATGCGGCGCGACGGCTTTTCTTCGATTGCCGCGGCGGTCGGCACCGCATAG